A stretch of Brassica napus cultivar Da-Ae chromosome C6, Da-Ae, whole genome shotgun sequence DNA encodes these proteins:
- the LOC106402452 gene encoding ubiquitin-conjugating enzyme E2 2 — MSTPARKRLMRDFRRLQQDPPAGISGAPQDNNILLWNAVIFGPDDTPWDGGTFKLTLQFTEDYPNKPPTVRFVSRMFHPNIYADGSICLDILQNQWSPIYDVAAILTSIQSLLCDPNPNSPANSEAARLFSENKREYNRRVKDIVEQSWTAD, encoded by the exons ATGTCGACACCAGCGAGGAAGAGGCTGATGAGGGATTTCAGGAGGTTGCAGCAAGATCCTCCTGCTGGTATCAGTGGTGCTCCTCAGGACAACAACATCTTGCTCTGGAACGCTGTTATCTTCgg TCCAGATGATACGCCTTGGGATGGAG GTACTTTTAAGTTGACTCTTCAATTTACAGAGGATTATCCCAACAAACCACCTACTGTTCGTTTTGTTTCTCGCATGTTTCACCCAAACA TCTATGCAGATGGGAGTATCTGTCTTGATATCTTACAGAACCAGTGGAGTCCCATTTATGATGTCGCAGCGATTCTCACATCTATCCAG TCACTCCTCTGTGATCCCAACCCAAACTCGCCTGCAAACTCAGAAGCTGCTCGCTTGTTCAGCGAGAACAAGCGTGAGTACAACAGACGTGTTAAGGACATTGTCGAACAGAGTTGGACCGCTGACTAA
- the LOC106406697 gene encoding SNF1-related protein kinase regulatory subunit gamma-1-like, producing the protein MAESEKSHVDKEIRSSVSSCEAYFEKVQSRKNLPKSLQDTLNSAFAGIPVSSFPQVPGGRVIEIPAETSVSEAVKILSDSKILSAPVINKDHETSLDWKERYSGIIDYSSIILWVLESAELAAIALSATSAAAAVGAAVAGGVAADRGIGKDAPTAADSLGKDFYQVILQEEPFRSTTVGTILKSFRYAPFLPVSTESSMLSVLLLLSKYRLRNVPVIKPGEPDIKNYITQSAVVHGLEGCKGRDWFDHISALPISDLGLPFMSPSEVISIDSEELILEAFKRMRDNNIGGLPVVEGANKKVIGNISMRDIRYLLLQPEVFSNFRQLTVKTFAAKIATAGDKYGSASLAITCRPDSTLGSVINSLASRSVHRVYVADGDEDELYGVITLRDVISCFVSEPPNYFENCLGFSVKEVLNR; encoded by the exons ATGGCGGAAAGTGAGAAGAGTCATGTGGATAAGGAGATAAGATCGTCTGTTTCGAGCTGCGAAGCCTATTTCGAGAAAGTTCAGTCGAGGAAGAATCTTCCCAAATCTCTTCAAGATACCCTAAACTCCGCCTTCGCCGGTATCCCCGTCTCCTCCTTCCCTCAAGTTCCCGGCGGCAGAG TGATTGAGATTCCAGCGGAGACATCTGTATCAGAAGCAGTAAAGATTCTATCAGACAGCAAGATCCTCTCAGCTCCTGTGATTAACAAAGACCACGAGACCTCCCTAGACTGGAAGGAGAGGTACTCAGGAATCATCGACTACTCCTCAATCATCCTATGGGTGCTGGAGAGCGCAGAGCTCGCCGCAATCGCCTTATCTGCCACGTCAGCGGCGGCTGCGGTCGGAGCTGCGGTCGCTGGCGGCGTTGCAGCTGACCGCGGGATCGGGAAAGATGCTCCGACCGCTGCTGATAGCTTGGGGAAAGACTTCTATCAAGTCATTCTCCAAGAAGAACCGTTCAGATCAACCact GTTGGGACTATACTTAAGTCTTTTAGATACGCTCCTTTTCTTCCGGTGTCTACCGAGAGTTCAATGCTGAGTGTTTTGCTGCTACTCTCTAAATACCGGTTAAGAAATGTACCGGTGATTAAACCGGGAGAGCCGGATATCAAGAACTACATTACTCAGTCTGCGGTTGTTCATGGTCTTGAAGGCTGCAAAGGAAGAGATTGGTTTGATCACATCTCCGCTCTTCCTATCTCTGATCTCGGCCTCCCTTTCATGTCTCCCAGCGAG GTGATTAGCATTGATAGCGAAGAGCTTATTCTTGAAGCGTTCAAGAGGATGAGAGACAACAACATTGGTGGCCTTCCCGTTGTTGAAGGGGCGAACAAGAAGGTTATTGGGAACATAAGCATGAGAGACATTAGATACTTGCTTCTACAACCTGAAGTCTTCTCCAACTTCAG GCAACTTACGGTGAAGACTTTCGCGGCGAAGATTGCAACGGCGGGGGATAAATATGGTTCAGCGAGTCTTGCGATAACATGCAGGCCTGATTCGACTttggggagtgttataaacagTTTGGCTTCAAGGTCGGTGCATAGGGTGTATGTAGCGGATGGAGATGAGGATGAGCTGTATGGGGTTATTACGCTGCGGGATGTGATCTCTTGTTTCGTGTCTGAACCTCCCAACTACTTTGAGAACTGTCTTGGCTTCTCGGTTAAAGAAGTGCTTAACCGATGA
- the LOC106404953 gene encoding probable WRKY transcription factor 36 isoform X1: MIKEKISSCVHPSDGIVESDKEVELDATKAKLEKVREENEKLKLLLSTVLTDYKSLQMHVSNVIRPQHEASMELDINSHDDFCVDVSLRLGRSDLNVSKNVDEIDKISLDKISDEISEGSDKKRSALGLGFQIQSCEDPDTDPTMKLDYLSKDFKNTKADNKCISSRKDIKTARNEDHQEALEVREHPGLKKTRVCVKAPCEDPSINDGCQWRKYGQKTAKANPLPRAYYRCSMSSNCPVRKQVQRCGEDDTSAYMTTYEGTHDHPLPMEATHMAAGTSAAASLLQSGSSSSASLSYYFPFHHVSFSTTNAHPTVTLDLTRPNYDPNQLPAHSSLSFSSSSSDRPSPSNSHTLSFSGLRSQAPLTKYSQMAPLSHQTKLSGQQ, from the exons ATGATCAAAGAGAAGATCAGTTCATGTGTTCATCCTTCCGATGGTATAGTAGAATCTGATAAG GAAGTGGAGCTTGACGCAACAAAAGCCAAGTTGGAGAAAGTTAGAGAAGAAAATGAGAAGTTAAAGCTTTTACTCTCCACGGTTCTGACTGATTATAAATCTCTTCAAATGCATGTCTCCAACGTTATCCGACCACAACATGAAGCTTCAATGGAGCTAGACATTAATAGTCACGACGATTTTTGTGTAGATGTATCTCTTAGGCTTGGAAGATCAGACCTGAATGTCTCCAAAAATGTAGATGAAATAGATAAGATTAGTCTGGACAAGATTTCTGATGAGATCAGTGAGGGGTCCGATAAGAAAAGATCTGCACTCGGTTTAGGATTTCAGATTCAAAGTTGTGAAGATCCAGATACTGATCCAACCATGAAGTTAGACTATCTTTCCAaggattttaaaaatacaaaagcgGATAATAAATGCATATCTTcgagaaaagatatcaaaacagCTAGAAACGAAGATCATCAAGAGGCTTTGGAAGTACGTGAACATCCGGGTTTAAAGAAAACAAGGGTTTGTGTGAAAGCTCCATGTGAAGACCCATCA ATAAACGATGGTTGCCAATGGAGGAAGTACGGACAAAAGACTGCAAAAGCGAATCCTCTTCCACGAGCCTATTATCGCTGCTCCATGTCCTCAAATTGTCCCGTTAGAAAACAG GTGCAGAGATGCGGAGAAGATGATACCTCCGCTTATATGACGACGTACGAAGGAACTCACGACCATCCGCTTCCCATGGAAGCAACCCACATGGCTGCCGGAACTTCCGCTGCCGCCTCCTTATTACAATctggctcctcctcctccgcaaGCCTAAGCTATTATTTCCCTTTTCACCACGTCTCTTTCTCCACCACTAACGCTCACCCCACGGTAACACTTGACCTCACACGACCAAACTATGATCCCAATCAATTACCAGCCCACTCTTCACTcagcttctcctcctcctcctctgatCGTCCATCCCCGTCAAACAGTCATACCTTGAGCTTCAGTGGCTTGAGATCACAAGCTCCATTGACTAAATATTCACAAATGGCCCCTTTATCACATCAAACCAAACTTTCTGGACAGCAATaa
- the LOC106404953 gene encoding probable WRKY transcription factor 36 (The RefSeq protein has 3 substitutions, 1 frameshift compared to this genomic sequence) has protein sequence MIKEKISSCVHPSDGIVESDKEVELDAIKAKLEKVREENEKLKLLLSTVLTDYKSLQMHVSNVIRPQHEAPMELDINSHDDFCVDVSLRLGRSDLNVSKNVDEIDKISLDKISDEISEGSDKKRSALGLGFQIQSCEDPDTDPTMKLDYLSKDFKNTKADNKCISSRKDIKTARNEDHQEALEVREHPGLKKTRVCVKAPCEDPSVRTKPPNDMLYIIGLFLSLSRRDISHSAIDVKSINDGCQWRKYGQKTAKANPLPRAYYRCSMSSNCPVRKQVQRCGEDDTSAYMTTYEGTHDHPLPMEATHMAAGTSAAASLLQSGSSSSASLSYYFPFHHVSFSTTNAHPTVTLDLTRPNYDPNQLPAHSSLSFSSSSSDRPSPSNSHTLSFSGLRSQAPLTKYSQMAPLSHQTKLSGQQ, from the exons ATGATCAAAGAGAAGATCAGTTCATGTGTTCATCCTTCCGATGGTATAGTAGAATCTGATAAG GAAGTGGAGCTTGACGCAACAAAAGCCAAGTTGGAGAAAGTTAGAGAAGAAAATGAGAAGTTAAAGCTTTTACTCTCCACGGTTCTGACTGATTATAAATCTCTTCAAATGCATGTCTCCAACGTTATCCGACCACAACATGAAGCTTCAATGGAGCTAGACATTAATAGTCACGACGATTTTTGTGTAGATGTATCTCTTAGGCTTGGAAGATCAGACCTGAATGTCTCCAAAAATGTAGATGAAATAGATAAGATTAGTCTGGACAAGATTTCTGATGAGATCAGTGAGGGGTCCGATAAGAAAAGATCTGCACTCGGTTTAGGATTTCAGATTCAAAGTTGTGAAGATCCAGATACTGATCCAACCATGAAGTTAGACTATCTTTCCAaggattttaaaaatacaaaagcgGATAATAAATGCATATCTTcgagaaaagatatcaaaacagCTAGAAACGAAGATCATCAAGAGGCTTTGGAAGTACGTGAACATCCGGGTTTAAAGAAAACAAGGGTTTGTGTGAAAGCTCCATGTGAAGACCCATCAGTACGTACCAAGCCACCGAACgatatgttatatataataggtctatttctttctttatcT AGACGTGACATTTCTCATAGTGCTATTGATGTTAAATAGATAAACGATGGTTGCCAATGGAGGAAGTACGGACAAAAGACTGCAAAAGCGAATCCTCTTCCACGAGCCTATTATCGCTGCTCCATGTCCTCAAATTGTCCCGTTAGAAAACAG GTGCAGAGATGCGGAGAAGATGATACCTCCGCTTATATGACGACGTACGAAGGAACTCACGACCATCCGCTTCCCATGGAAGCAACCCACATGGCTGCCGGAACTTCCGCTGCCGCCTCCTTATTACAATctggctcctcctcctccgcaaGCCTAAGCTATTATTTCCCTTTTCACCACGTCTCTTTCTCCACCACTAACGCTCACCCCACGGTAACACTTGACCTCACACGACCAAACTATGATCCCAATCAATTACCAGCCCACTCTTCACTcagcttctcctcctcctcctctgatCGTCCATCCCCGTCAAACAGTCATACCTTGAGCTTCAGTGGCTTGAGATCACAAGCTCCATTGACTAAATATTCACAAATGGCCCCTTTATCACATCAAACCAAACTTTCTGGACAGCAATaa